The following are encoded in a window of Mycobacterium decipiens genomic DNA:
- a CDS encoding nitroreductase family protein has translation MTLNLSVDEVLRTTRSVRKRLDFDKPVSRDLLMECLELALQAPTGSNSQGWQWVFVEDAGKKKAIADIYLANARGYLSLPAPEYPEGDSRGERMGLVRDSATYLAEHMHEAPVLMIPCLYGREDKSPLGGVSFWASLFPAVWSFCLALRSRGLGSCWTTLHLLDDGEQRAAEVLGIPYDEYSQGGLFPIAYTKGTDFRPAKRLPAESLTHWNSW, from the coding sequence ATGACCCTCAATCTGTCCGTCGACGAAGTCCTGCGCACCACCCGATCGGTCCGCAAACGCCTCGACTTCGACAAGCCGGTGTCGCGCGACTTACTGATGGAATGCCTCGAACTGGCGCTGCAGGCGCCCACCGGGTCCAACTCGCAGGGCTGGCAGTGGGTGTTCGTCGAGGACGCCGGGAAGAAGAAGGCGATCGCCGATATCTACCTGGCCAACGCCCGCGGCTACCTCAGCCTGCCCGCACCCGAATACCCCGAGGGCGACAGCCGTGGCGAGCGCATGGGGCTGGTGCGTGATTCGGCGACCTATCTCGCCGAGCACATGCACGAGGCGCCCGTCCTGATGATCCCGTGCCTCTATGGCCGGGAAGACAAGTCGCCGTTGGGCGGTGTGTCGTTCTGGGCTTCGCTGTTCCCGGCGGTCTGGAGCTTCTGCCTGGCGCTGCGCTCCCGCGGGCTGGGTTCCTGCTGGACGACGTTACATCTGCTCGACGACGGTGAGCAGCGGGCGGCCGAGGTGCTCGGCATTCCCTACGACGAATACAGCCAGGGCGGGCTGTTTCCGATTGCCTACACCAAGGGCACCGACTTCCGGCCGGCCAAGCGGCTGCCCGCCGAGAGCCTCACGCACTGGAACAGCTGGTAG
- a CDS encoding tRNA (cytidine(34)-2'-O)-methyltransferase: MFRLLFYSPRIAPNTGNAIRTAAATGCELHLVEPLGFDLSEPKLRRAGLDYHDLASVTVHTSLAAAWDALSPVRVFAFTAQAVTRFTDVSYRAGDVLMFGPEPTGLDTVTLTDPHITGQVRIPMLAGRRSLNLSNAAAVAVYEAWRQHGYHGAG, encoded by the coding sequence ATGTTCCGGCTGCTGTTCTACTCGCCGCGCATCGCTCCGAATACGGGCAACGCCATCCGGACCGCCGCCGCGACGGGCTGCGAACTGCATCTGGTCGAGCCGCTGGGTTTCGACCTGTCTGAACCCAAGCTCCGGCGGGCCGGACTGGACTACCACGACCTGGCCTCGGTCACCGTCCACACGTCGCTCGCGGCCGCCTGGGATGCACTGTCGCCGGTGCGGGTGTTCGCGTTCACCGCGCAGGCGGTGACACGATTCACCGACGTCAGCTACCGGGCCGGCGACGTGCTGATGTTCGGGCCCGAACCCACCGGGCTGGACACGGTGACCCTGACCGACCCGCACATCACCGGCCAGGTGCGCATTCCCATGCTGGCTGGCCGGCGATCATTGAACCTGTCCAATGCCGCAGCGGTTGCCGTGTACGAGGCCTGGCGACAGCACGGCTATCACGGGGCCGGCTGA
- a CDS encoding sensor histidine kinase, which produces MTMFARPTTPVAAAASGAPMASSAAPEERPKRPPAWSLRNWPVRWKVVAIALVPLVLAVTFGGLRVEGAMANSSGLRLVAARADLLPAITKYMSALDVALLASSTGRDVEGAKKNFTARKYELQTRLADTDVIPDVRSGVNTLLNGGQAVLDKVLANSIGLQDRITTYAPLLLTAENVIDASVQVDSEQIRAQVQGLSRAVGIRGQMTLQEILVTRGADLPEPRLRTSMITLAGTEPSTLFGMSEVLGVGSPDLKNLQQQMVTRMAIMSDPAIALVDNPELLRSLGITRDIAEQVIKDATGSVTKSVQRQATDRRDAAIRDAVLVLAAIAIAVAVVLLVARTLVRPLRVLRDGALKVAHTDLEGEIARVRAGDEPLAEPLEVYTTEEIGQVAHAVDELHTQALLLAGDEARLRLLVNEMFETMSRRSRSLVDQQLSLIDQLERAEEDPDRLDSLFRLDHLAARLRRNSANLLVLAGAQITRDHREPVPLSTVINAAVSEVEDYRRVEIARLPECAVVGAAAGGVIHLLAELIDNALRYSPPTTPVRVAAAIGSEGSLLLRISDSGLGMTDADRRMANMRLRAGGEVTPDSARHMGLFVVGRLAGRHGIRVGLRAPVAGEQRTGTTAEVYLPLAVLEGTARAQPPKPQAFAIRPPSAVPAAAESPEAAVPAAVAPLPPVTLLPRRTPGSSGITDLPAQPTQQLRRPRRELKTPWWENGFQHEPKRPPAPDPQPAQQPAPGKAASDTSAFFARRSSTAKGPVDDDVIYQRMLSEAVGDPHELAHSPDLDWKSVWDRGWSAAAEAEDRPVESRTDHGLPVREPGARLVPGAAVPDRALDQQHQGGAITSNGGLHPGRQSRHAAAMRDPDAVRASMSSHFGGVRTGRSHARESSQGPNQE; this is translated from the coding sequence ATGACCATGTTCGCCCGCCCGACCACCCCGGTCGCGGCGGCTGCATCAGGCGCCCCCATGGCTTCCTCGGCCGCGCCTGAAGAACGTCCGAAACGCCCGCCGGCCTGGTCGCTGCGCAACTGGCCGGTTCGATGGAAAGTCGTTGCGATCGCGTTGGTGCCGCTGGTTTTGGCGGTGACGTTCGGAGGATTGCGGGTCGAGGGTGCGATGGCCAACTCCAGCGGTCTACGGCTGGTCGCTGCCCGCGCGGACCTGTTACCCGCGATCACGAAATACATGTCGGCGCTGGACGTCGCCTTGCTGGCGAGTTCGACCGGACGCGACGTCGAGGGTGCGAAGAAGAACTTCACGGCCCGCAAGTACGAGCTGCAGACGAGGCTGGCGGACACCGACGTGATCCCCGACGTCCGGTCGGGGGTGAACACGCTGCTCAACGGCGGCCAGGCGGTGCTGGACAAGGTGCTGGCCAACAGCATCGGTTTGCAGGACCGGATCACTACCTATGCGCCGCTGTTGTTGACGGCCGAGAACGTCATTGACGCGTCGGTGCAGGTTGATAGCGAGCAAATCCGGGCCCAGGTGCAGGGTCTGAGCCGAGCCGTCGGCATCCGCGGGCAGATGACATTGCAGGAGATCTTGGTGACCCGTGGCGCCGACCTTCCCGAGCCGCGACTGCGCACCTCGATGATCACCCTGGCCGGCACCGAACCGTCGACCCTGTTCGGAATGAGCGAGGTGCTCGGGGTCGGCTCGCCGGACCTCAAGAACCTGCAGCAGCAAATGGTGACCCGAATGGCGATCATGTCCGATCCGGCCATTGCACTGGTCGACAACCCCGAGCTGCTGCGCTCGCTAGGGATCACCCGTGACATTGCCGAGCAGGTGATCAAGGACGCCACCGGGTCGGTGACGAAGTCGGTGCAACGCCAGGCCACCGATCGGCGGGACGCCGCGATCCGCGACGCGGTACTGGTGTTGGCCGCCATCGCGATCGCAGTCGCCGTTGTGCTGCTCGTGGCTCGCACCCTGGTCAGGCCGCTGCGGGTACTGCGCGATGGGGCGCTCAAGGTTGCGCACACCGACCTCGAGGGTGAGATCGCCCGGGTCCGCGCCGGCGACGAGCCGCTCGCCGAGCCGCTGGAGGTGTACACCACCGAGGAAATCGGTCAGGTCGCGCATGCGGTCGACGAACTGCACACCCAGGCCCTGTTGCTGGCCGGCGACGAAGCGCGGTTGCGACTGCTGGTCAACGAGATGTTCGAGACCATGTCACGGCGCAGCCGTTCGCTGGTAGACCAGCAGCTGTCGCTCATCGACCAGCTGGAGCGCGCCGAGGAGGATCCCGACCGACTCGACAGTCTGTTCCGGCTCGATCACTTGGCCGCCCGGCTGCGCCGCAACAGCGCCAACCTGCTGGTGCTAGCCGGCGCGCAGATTACGCGTGACCACCGCGAGCCGGTGCCGCTGTCGACCGTGATCAACGCCGCCGTGTCAGAGGTCGAGGATTATCGTCGTGTCGAGATCGCGAGGCTGCCCGAGTGTGCGGTCGTCGGCGCGGCGGCTGGTGGCGTCATCCATCTGCTCGCCGAGTTGATCGACAACGCGCTGCGCTACTCGCCGCCGACCACACCGGTTCGGGTTGCCGCCGCAATCGGCAGCGAAGGCAGTCTTCTGCTGCGGATCTCGGACTCCGGCCTGGGTATGACCGACGCCGATCGGCGGATGGCCAATATGCGGTTGCGGGCCGGTGGTGAGGTCACCCCGGATAGCGCCCGGCACATGGGTCTCTTCGTGGTCGGCCGGCTGGCCGGCCGACACGGCATCCGAGTCGGGCTGCGCGCTCCGGTAGCCGGTGAACAGCGCACCGGCACAACCGCCGAGGTCTACCTACCGCTGGCCGTGCTCGAGGGGACGGCCCGCGCGCAGCCGCCCAAACCGCAGGCGTTTGCGATCAGGCCGCCGAGCGCCGTACCAGCGGCGGCCGAGTCGCCGGAGGCTGCCGTTCCCGCCGCCGTGGCGCCGCTACCGCCGGTCACGTTGCTACCGCGCCGCACCCCGGGGTCCAGCGGCATCACCGACCTTCCCGCCCAGCCGACCCAGCAGCTGCGGCGTCCGCGCCGCGAGCTGAAGACACCCTGGTGGGAGAACGGATTTCAGCACGAGCCCAAACGACCGCCAGCTCCAGATCCCCAACCGGCGCAGCAACCCGCGCCGGGAAAGGCCGCATCGGACACCTCGGCGTTTTTTGCGCGGCGTTCCTCGACCGCCAAAGGCCCGGTCGACGACGATGTGATCTACCAGCGGATGCTCTCCGAGGCGGTGGGTGACCCGCATGAGCTGGCCCACAGTCCCGATCTGGATTGGAAGTCGGTGTGGGACCGCGGCTGGTCGGCGGCCGCCGAAGCCGAGGACAGGCCCGTCGAGTCGCGCACCGACCACGGCCTGCCGGTGCGCGAACCCGGAGCCCGGTTGGTGCCGGGGGCCGCGGTGCCTGATCGGGCGCTCGACCAGCAGCATCAGGGTGGTGCCATAACATCGAACGGCGGACTTCATCCCGGCCGGCAATCGCGGCACGCCGCTGCGATGCGCGACCCCGATGCGGTGCGCGCCTCCATGAGCAGTCATTTCGGCGGCGTGCGGACCGGACGGTCACATGCCCGCGAGAGTAGTCAGGGACCCAATCAGGAATGA
- a CDS encoding serine protease inhibitor: MNAYSSDSPLDWLVSKFAREVPGVAHALLVSVDGLPVAASEHLPRERADQLAAVASGLASLATGAAQLFEGGQVLQSVVEMQHGFLLLMQVGDGSHLAALAVTGCDIGQIGYEMAVLVERVGGVVQSSRR; encoded by the coding sequence ATGAACGCCTATTCGTCGGACAGCCCGCTTGACTGGCTGGTGTCGAAGTTTGCCCGCGAGGTTCCCGGGGTGGCCCACGCGTTGCTGGTGTCGGTCGACGGGCTCCCGGTCGCGGCCAGCGAACATCTGCCGCGCGAACGCGCCGATCAGCTGGCCGCGGTGGCTTCCGGGCTGGCCAGCCTCGCCACCGGCGCCGCGCAACTGTTCGAGGGTGGGCAGGTGCTGCAGTCGGTGGTCGAGATGCAACACGGCTTCCTGCTGTTGATGCAGGTTGGTGACGGGTCACATCTCGCGGCGCTGGCCGTGACCGGATGCGATATCGGCCAGATCGGTTATGAGATGGCCGTCCTTGTCGAGCGGGTGGGCGGCGTTGTCCAGTCATCCCGGCGCTAG
- a CDS encoding DUF742 domain-containing protein, whose translation MSSGWAALSSHPGASHRPPDESASEVSLVRPYTWTAGRTGTDVDLPLEAPVQTLRAGPARGWPAHDMRGRILRLCAGNVSSPSVAEISARLDLPVGVARVLVGDLVRSGYLRVHATLTDRSTRDERHELIGRTLRGLQAL comes from the coding sequence TTGTCGAGCGGGTGGGCGGCGTTGTCCAGTCATCCCGGCGCTAGCCACCGGCCCCCGGATGAGTCGGCGTCCGAGGTGAGCCTGGTCCGCCCGTACACCTGGACGGCCGGACGCACCGGTACCGACGTCGACCTCCCGCTGGAAGCGCCGGTGCAGACCCTGCGGGCGGGGCCGGCTCGCGGCTGGCCGGCCCATGACATGCGAGGCAGGATCCTCCGATTGTGCGCCGGCAATGTCTCGAGTCCGTCGGTCGCGGAAATCTCGGCCCGGCTGGATTTGCCGGTGGGTGTGGCACGCGTCCTGGTCGGCGATCTGGTCAGGTCCGGTTACCTTCGGGTGCATGCGACCTTGACCGACCGGTCGACCCGCGATGAGCGCCACGAGCTGATAGGAAGGACCCTCCGTGGCCTCCAAGCACTCTGA
- a CDS encoding GTP-binding protein: MASKHSEAHSAAHSTASTKIVIAGGFGAGKTTFVGAVSEIMPLRTEAMVTDASAGVDMLEATPDKRSTTVAMDFGRITLGEDLVLYLFGTPGQRRFWFMWDDLVRGAIGAIVLVDCRRLQDSFAAVDFFEHRSLPFLIAVNEFDGAPRYPASEVRKALTLPARIPVINVDARDRRSATDALIAVSEYALSTLSPAGG, encoded by the coding sequence GTGGCCTCCAAGCACTCTGAAGCCCATTCTGCGGCGCACTCCACCGCGTCGACGAAGATCGTCATAGCGGGCGGCTTTGGTGCCGGCAAGACCACCTTCGTCGGCGCCGTTTCGGAGATCATGCCGCTGCGCACCGAAGCGATGGTCACCGATGCCTCCGCCGGTGTCGACATGCTCGAGGCCACTCCCGACAAGCGGAGCACCACGGTCGCGATGGACTTCGGCCGCATCACCCTGGGCGAGGACCTGGTGCTCTACCTTTTCGGAACCCCGGGCCAGCGCCGGTTCTGGTTCATGTGGGACGACCTGGTGCGTGGGGCCATCGGCGCGATCGTCCTGGTCGACTGCCGGCGCCTGCAGGACAGCTTCGCGGCGGTCGACTTCTTCGAGCACCGCAGCCTGCCGTTCCTGATTGCAGTCAACGAATTCGACGGCGCGCCAAGGTATCCGGCCAGCGAGGTGCGTAAAGCGTTGACGCTGCCCGCGCGCATTCCGGTGATCAATGTCGATGCCCGCGATCGTCGGTCGGCGACCGATGCGCTGATCGCGGTGAGCGAATACGCGCTTTCCACCCTGTCACCGGCGGGCGGCTGA
- the mfpA gene encoding pentapeptide repeat protein MfpA, which produces MQQWVDCEFTGRDFRDEDLSRLRTERAVFSECDFSGVNLTESEHRGSAFRNCTFERTILWHSTFQQCSMLGSVFVNCRLRPVKFDEVDFTLAALGGNDLRGVDLTGCRLRETSLVETDLRKCVLRGADLSGARTTGARLDDADLRGATVDAALWRTASLAGARVDVSQALGFAVAHGLCLAGGLEA; this is translated from the coding sequence TTGCAGCAGTGGGTTGATTGCGAATTCACCGGCCGAGACTTCCGGGACGAGGATCTGAGCCGGCTACGGACCGAGCGGGCGGTGTTCAGCGAATGTGATTTCAGCGGCGTCAACCTGACCGAGTCCGAACACCGCGGATCGGCGTTTCGCAATTGCACATTCGAACGGACAATACTGTGGCACAGCACATTTCAGCAATGCAGCATGCTGGGCTCGGTATTCGTGAATTGTCGACTGCGGCCGGTGAAATTCGACGAGGTGGATTTCACACTCGCCGCGCTCGGCGGCAATGACCTGCGTGGTGTCGACTTGACCGGCTGCCGGCTGCGCGAGACCAGCCTGGTGGAGACCGACTTGCGCAAGTGCGTGCTGCGCGGCGCCGACCTCAGTGGTGCGCGGACCACCGGCGCCCGGCTGGATGACGCCGATCTGCGGGGCGCGACCGTGGACGCGGCGCTGTGGCGGACCGCATCGTTGGCGGGTGCGCGGGTCGACGTCAGCCAAGCGTTGGGGTTTGCGGTGGCGCACGGGCTGTGCTTGGCGGGGGGCCTGGAGGCCTAA
- a CDS encoding ATP-binding cassette domain-containing protein — protein sequence MVNVHGAESEFEQTAAGGAWIGRAIDNDIVISDVLASRRHAFVTPTRLGVEIRDAQSINGTFVNGIRVGSAILTDGDVVTIGNVDLVFAEGALVRRTEAATRVGGLEVHQVDFSINGKRLLEKVSLTARPGTLTAIIGGSGTGKTTLSRLIAGYTSPSSGTVTFEGHNIHTEYASLRSRIGMVPQDDVVHRQLTINQALGYAAELRLPPDTSKADREQVVAQVLAELELTKHADTRVDNLSGGQRKRASVALELLTGPSLLILDEPTTGLDPALDLQVMTMLRQLADAGRVVLVVTHSLAYLDVCDQVLLIAPGGKTAFLGPPGQIGEAMGSTNWAQIFAKVGADPDEANRRFLARNRPPPPPQAQPPGDLGAPAHTSVRRQFSTITRRQVRLVVADRAYFGFLAGLPFILGALSLTVPGDSGFHIAQPTSQTPDEAAQILTLLSIAAVFMGTALTIRDLIGERAIFRREQAVGLSTWAYLGAKLAVFSVFAIIQAAIATGIVLLGKGAPTQPAVLLGNPSFELFVAVAATCVASAILGLILSSIARSNEQIMPLLVVSLMLQLVLAGGLIPVTDRIVLDQLSWAVPARWGYAASAATVNLRELVPASLSPEDSHWTHSRNAWVFDMAMLAALSVGYSAIVWWRIRLKR from the coding sequence ATGGTCAATGTTCATGGGGCAGAGTCGGAGTTCGAGCAGACGGCCGCGGGCGGCGCGTGGATCGGTCGCGCGATCGACAACGACATCGTAATCTCCGACGTGTTGGCGTCACGCCGCCACGCGTTCGTGACCCCGACCCGCCTTGGGGTGGAAATCCGCGACGCGCAGAGCATCAACGGGACCTTCGTCAACGGGATCCGGGTTGGTTCGGCGATCCTGACCGACGGCGACGTGGTCACCATCGGCAACGTCGACCTGGTATTCGCCGAAGGCGCGCTGGTACGCCGCACCGAGGCCGCGACACGCGTCGGCGGCCTGGAGGTGCATCAGGTCGACTTCAGCATCAACGGGAAAAGGCTGCTCGAGAAGGTGTCGCTGACCGCCCGACCCGGGACCCTGACCGCCATCATCGGGGGCTCCGGTACCGGCAAGACCACCCTGTCGCGGCTGATCGCCGGGTACACCAGCCCCAGCTCCGGCACGGTCACCTTCGAGGGCCACAACATCCACACCGAGTACGCGTCGTTGCGCAGCAGGATCGGGATGGTGCCCCAGGACGACGTCGTGCACCGGCAGCTGACGATCAACCAGGCACTCGGCTACGCCGCCGAGCTGCGGTTGCCGCCCGACACCAGCAAGGCCGATCGAGAGCAGGTCGTCGCCCAGGTGCTCGCCGAACTCGAGCTGACCAAGCACGCCGACACCCGCGTGGACAACCTGTCCGGCGGCCAGCGCAAGCGCGCTTCGGTGGCACTGGAACTGCTCACCGGACCGTCCCTGCTGATCCTCGACGAGCCCACCACCGGCCTGGACCCCGCGCTGGACCTACAAGTCATGACGATGCTGCGCCAACTTGCCGACGCCGGTCGGGTGGTGCTGGTGGTTACCCACTCGCTGGCCTACCTCGACGTCTGCGATCAGGTGCTGCTGATTGCGCCCGGCGGCAAGACGGCGTTCCTGGGCCCGCCCGGCCAGATCGGCGAGGCGATGGGAAGCACTAACTGGGCCCAGATTTTCGCGAAGGTAGGGGCCGACCCGGACGAGGCCAACCGCCGCTTCCTGGCCCGCAACCGTCCGCCCCCACCCCCGCAGGCGCAGCCGCCGGGCGATCTGGGCGCCCCAGCGCACACCAGCGTGCGCCGCCAGTTCTCCACGATCACCCGCCGCCAGGTTCGCCTCGTCGTCGCCGACCGTGCCTACTTCGGATTCTTGGCGGGTTTGCCGTTCATCCTCGGTGCGCTGTCGCTGACCGTTCCGGGCGACTCCGGGTTCCACATCGCCCAACCGACCAGTCAGACACCCGACGAAGCCGCCCAGATCTTGACGCTGCTGTCCATCGCGGCCGTATTCATGGGCACCGCCTTGACCATCCGCGACCTGATCGGTGAGCGTGCCATCTTCCGACGCGAACAGGCGGTCGGCCTGTCGACCTGGGCCTACCTTGGCGCCAAGCTCGCGGTGTTCAGCGTGTTCGCGATCATCCAGGCAGCGATCGCGACCGGCATTGTGCTCCTGGGCAAGGGCGCACCCACCCAGCCGGCGGTGCTGCTCGGCAATCCCAGCTTCGAACTGTTCGTCGCCGTCGCCGCGACATGTGTGGCCTCGGCGATTCTCGGGTTGATCCTGTCGTCGATCGCGCGCTCCAACGAGCAGATCATGCCGCTGCTGGTGGTGTCGCTGATGCTGCAGCTGGTGCTGGCCGGGGGGCTGATCCCGGTGACCGACCGGATCGTGCTCGATCAGTTGTCCTGGGCGGTACCCGCGCGATGGGGTTATGCGGCGTCGGCCGCTACGGTCAACCTGCGGGAGCTGGTGCCCGCTTCGCTCAGTCCCGAGGACAGCCACTGGACACACTCGCGCAACGCGTGGGTGTTCGACATGGCGATGCTCGCCGCGCTGTCGGTGGGCTACTCCGCCATCGTTTGGTGGCGCATCCGGCTCAAGCGCTGA